One Colius striatus isolate bColStr4 chromosome 10, bColStr4.1.hap1, whole genome shotgun sequence genomic region harbors:
- the LOC133626260 gene encoding LOW QUALITY PROTEIN: fas-binding factor 1 homolog (The sequence of the model RefSeq protein was modified relative to this genomic sequence to represent the inferred CDS: inserted 1 base in 1 codon), with translation MHAGVLSPGCPRTLVCRLTNISSVPVTFSLCIPRDGSGELSTSSLAQISDNTHPSCRKGAQGRVKPTEFSIRPRRGTIFPQGSLALQVSLCSTTVRTYELALALALDVDGVGSRRTVRGRGAGADWLGLKDEDWCEWEPLPAVKGSPAVSRPSPAPAARPGPASHVPAAEEAAAKAAPLEEEDWLIAALARKKAQAQAKAQERNAEASEAPGERLHPRPAVSHPAASTGAPQQAAALQDTASADSSGQPVPWLSTTKGASTQASEAEKEDPSGDTSALASTALLPGEQEVQGPVPLAQVPTPRTRLQAAPQLQAESSGLGLLHERRPGHGTAQLYEDASGCRAALVSAQARVAELESQVQMLEVERTQQRLLLESLQQQHQKNLDLLESPYRRQMKVLEESHGRQEERLRQELEQLRAQLLSQSQDAEQAQAELRAQHQQQLAALEQQHTLEVKRLQELQRTSIQELRQDYDEQLRRLQRLKDQEVDAVTSATSHTRSLNGVIERMEKFSSDLHELWHKVEAKHHSTSQELATWAQQLRVLQDRMLQQQKDMEEEQRRHQDVIAKVEARLSKQSQQLEQERCRALAEQCQVGSLQRSLEERQQVLSQQLSKERAELRGPSTFLAEQQLAVQKCSEEYQKLATEWAELRAQQQQSRVRMELDTXHMGSQGEGTVSSLAKELAELKAKEEQLEKARELQDKAWQKLRLEKERVKVAAQRVRQQEEKVQSRAKLSSQKDKRGQRVLQKACRGECEHPRRLQAMQQRLKQLRQQEQHLQEEWLSTALKRRQLEERCEELPNNSMMLLTADQDLGAPVNGLSSTLFPLTTAAPQSWGLVAEPPAPVRVLPQHSPGAGRDTLATASGTELIDATLLLLKFRAQQDLMVHPSPHTIPDWEKPSLLDSGFVMCQSPPFSPLLPCWGFLQAGLLFQAASVGFGDHGFLENEEFYLESLTKSSYHTSARSRGWWSAHLTPAKLQPRLHQLVTKKPKLS, from the exons ATGCATGCTGGTGTCCTTTCCCCAGGCTGCCCTCGCACCTTGGTGTGTCGCCTCACCAACATCTCCTCGGTGCCCGTGACCTTCAGCCTCTGCATTCCCAGGGATGGCTCAGGAGAGCTCAGCACTTCCAGTCTTGCTCAGATCTCAGACAACACTCACCCATCCTGTAGAAAAGGAGCCCAAGGCCGTGTCAAGCCAACCGAGTTCTCCATCAGGCCTCGTAGAGGGACCATCTTCCCCCAGGGATCCCTGGCTCTCCAG gtCTCCCTGTGTTCCACCACAGTAAGGACGTACGAGCTGGCGCTGGCGCTGGCGCTGGACGTGGATGGTGTTG gcagcaggcgcACGGTGcggggcaggggggctggagcCGACTGGCTGGGCCTGAAGGATGAGGATTGGTGTGAGTGGGAGCCGCTGCCTGCAGTGAAGGGCAGCCCTGCCGTGagccgccccagccctgccccggccgcacggcctggccccgccagcCACGTCCCggctgcagaggaggcagcGGCTAAAGCGGCcccgctggaggaggaggactggctgatcgCTGCCTTGGCTCGCAAGAAAGCCCAAGCGCAGGCCAAGGCCCAGGAGAGGAATGCCGAGGCCTCGGAGGCcccaggggaaaggctgcaTCCCCGTCCTGCTGTCAG CCATCCAGCCGCCTCCACAGGAGccccacagcaggcagctgccctgcaggacacagccagTGCAGACAGCTCTGG GCAGCCGGTGCCCTGGCTCAGCACCACGAAAGGAGCCTCAACTCAGGCGTCGGAGGCTGAGAAGGAGGATCCCTCCGGAGACACCAGCGCCCTGG CCTCTACAGCCTTATtgccaggagagcaggaggtgcAGGGCCCTGTCCCACTTGCTCAG gttCCCACGCCCAGGACACGTCTCcaggctgccccacagctgcag GCAGAGTCCTCAGGCCTGGGCTTGCTGCATGAGAGGAGGCCGGGGCATGGCACTGCCCAGCTCTATGAGGATGCATCAGGCTGCCGGGCAGCTCTGGTCAGCGCCCAGGCCCgtgtggcagagctggagagccAG GTCCAGATGCTGGAGGTGGAGCGGACGCAGCAGAGGCTGTTGCTGGAgagtctccagcagcagcaccagaagAACCTGGATCTTCTCGAGAGCCCCTACAG GCGGCAAATGAAGGTGTTGGAGGAGAGCCACGGGcggcaggaggagaggctgcggcaggagctggagcagctgagggctcaGCTGCTGTCGCAGAGCCAGGACGCGGAGCAGGCGCAGGCAGAGCTGcgggcacagcaccagcagcagctggcagcactggagcagcagcacacgctggagGTGAAGCGGCTGCAAGAGCTGCAGAG GACGTCCATCCAGGAGCTGCGCCAGGACTACGACGAGCAGCTGCGGCGGCTGCAGCGGCTGAAGGATCAGGAGGTGGATGCGGTGACCAGCGCCACGTCACACACCAG GTCTCTGAACGGCGTCATCGAGCGGATGGAGAAGTTCTCCAGTGATCTGCATGAGCTCTGGCACAAGGTGGAGGCCAAGCACCACAGCACCTCCCAGGAGCTGGCCACGtgggcacagcagctcaggg TGCTCCAAGACAGGatgttgcagcagcagaaggacatggaggaggAACAGAGACGACACCAGGACGTGATTGCTAAAGTGGAGGCCAGGCTGAGCAAGCAGtctcagcagctggagcag GAGCGCTGCAGGGCGCTGGCGGAGCAGTGCCAAGTGGGATCTCTGCAGCGCTCGCTGGAGGAGCGGCAGCAAGtcctgagccagcagctctccaaggAGCGAGCAGAGCTGAGAGGGCCAAG CACTTTTCTGGCGGAGCAGCAGTTGGCGGTGCAGAAGTGCTCAGAGGAGTACCAGAAGCTGGCGACTGAGTGGGCTGAGCTtcgtgcccagcagcagcagagcagggtgaggATGGAACTGGACA GGCACATGGGCTCCCAGGGAGAGGGCACCGTCAGCAGCCTGGCCAAA gagctggcagagctgaaagccaaggaggagcagctggagaaggccagagagctgcaggatAAGGCCTGGCagaagctgaggctggagaaggagagggtgaaggTGGCTGCGCAGCGCGTCcggcagcaggaggagaaggtgcagagcagggccaag CTCTCATCCCAGAAGGACAAGAGGGGGCAGCGAGTGCTGCAGAAGGCTTGCAGGGGGGAGTGTGAGCACCCAAGGAGGCTGCAGGCCATGCAGCAGCGCttgaagcagctgaggcagcaggaaCAGCACCTGCAGGAG gagtgGCTGAGCACGGCTCTGAAGAGGAGACAGCTAGAAGAgcgatgtgaggagctgcccaaCAACTCCATGATGCTGCTGACTGCAGACCAGGACCTCGGTGCCCCTGTGAACGGCCTCTCCAGCACACTGT TTCCCCTGACGACAGCGGCACCACAGAGCTGGGGTCTTGTTGCAGAGCCTCCAGCTCCTGTCAGGGtgctccctcagcacagccctggggctggcagggacacCCTGGCCACAGCCAGCGGCACCGAGCTCATTGAcgccacgctgctgctgctgaagttcagGGCCCAGCAG GACCTGATGGTTCATCCCTCTCCTCACACCATCCCTGACTGGGAGAAGCCATCTCTGCTGGACTCTGGCTTTGTGATGTGCCAGTCCCCTCCCTTCAGCCCCCTGCTTCCCTGCTGGGGCTTTCTCCAGGCTGGGCTGCTCTTTCAGGCTGCTTCTGTAGGATTCGGG GACCATGGTTTCTTAGAGAATGAGGAGTTCTACCTGGAGAGTCTGACAAAATCATCCTATCACACATCAGCTCGGTCACGAGGATGGTGGTCAGCACATCTCACACCAGCAAAACTGCAGCCACGTCTCCACCAATTGGTGACAAAGAAACCCAAGCTTTCTTAG